The Thioalkalivibrio thiocyanodenitrificans ARhD 1 genome window below encodes:
- a CDS encoding AAA family ATPase, whose protein sequence is MRPAQLLQVLDREFESTRSGHHTPVMLWGPPGVGKSQMITQVAAKHGVPLIDIRLSQMEPSDLRGIPFKHGDLVEWAIPAMLPDAERQGPEGILFLDEITSAPPSVSAAAYQLILDRRLGNYQVPPGWAIFAAGNRQGDRGVTYTMPAPLANRFSHFEVDLNVDDWAAWAYGAGIDDRIIAFIRFRPDLLFDFDPAHNPVAFPSPRSWEFAHRALQKFEGQPELLSGALQACVGQAAGIELAAFLAHLEELPDLDAIVAGEALPAPREIDLQYAVAAALVGRAIRAQEAEEAPVVWGNILNYAGVFPQREMGVMMIMDMHRALGEPLFSVPEFGRWATEVADLMLYEN, encoded by the coding sequence ATGCGACCCGCGCAGTTGCTGCAAGTGCTGGACCGGGAGTTCGAGAGTACCCGTTCGGGGCACCACACCCCCGTAATGCTGTGGGGCCCGCCGGGGGTGGGCAAGTCCCAGATGATCACCCAGGTGGCGGCGAAGCACGGTGTGCCGCTGATCGATATCCGGCTCTCCCAGATGGAGCCCTCGGACCTGCGCGGCATCCCTTTCAAGCACGGCGACCTGGTGGAATGGGCGATCCCCGCCATGCTGCCCGACGCCGAGCGCCAGGGCCCGGAGGGCATCCTGTTCCTGGACGAGATCACCTCGGCGCCCCCGAGTGTCTCGGCTGCCGCCTACCAGCTGATCCTCGACCGGCGCCTGGGCAACTACCAGGTGCCGCCGGGCTGGGCCATCTTCGCCGCCGGCAACCGCCAGGGAGACCGGGGTGTGACCTACACCATGCCCGCGCCGCTGGCCAACCGCTTCTCGCACTTCGAGGTCGATCTGAACGTGGACGACTGGGCGGCCTGGGCCTACGGCGCGGGTATCGATGATCGCATCATCGCCTTCATCCGGTTTCGCCCCGACCTGCTGTTCGACTTCGATCCGGCCCACAACCCCGTCGCCTTTCCTTCGCCCCGTTCCTGGGAGTTTGCCCACCGGGCCCTGCAGAAGTTCGAGGGGCAACCCGAGCTGCTCTCGGGCGCGCTCCAGGCCTGCGTGGGCCAGGCGGCGGGCATCGAGCTGGCCGCCTTCCTGGCGCATCTGGAGGAGCTGCCGGACCTGGATGCCATCGTGGCCGGGGAGGCCCTGCCGGCGCCCCGGGAGATCGACCTGCAGTACGCCGTGGCCGCCGCCCTGGTGGGTCGGGCGATTCGCGCGCAGGAGGCAGAGGAGGCGCCGGTGGTCTGGGGCAATATCCTCAACTACGCCGGCGTGTTCCCCCAGCGTGAGATGGGCGTGATGATGATCATGGACATGCACCGGGCGCTGGGCGAACCGTTGTTCTCGGTGCCGGAGTTCGGGCGCTGGGCCACGGAGGTGGCGGACCTGATGCTCTACGAGAACTGA
- the lnt gene encoding apolipoprotein N-acyltransferase: MNPVIAILEARPRLSDALALLAGVLLALAFAPYALRPLSILAPALLFLLWWDRTPGRAAWLGYLFGLGMFGAGVHWIYHSLYLFGAAIAPLAAFITALFVAFLALYPALLGYLLARFGPRLPGLALAVCFPAAWVLFEWWRGWFLTGFPWLLLGTAHVDTALAGYVPVLGAYGASLAAALMAGLLAWMVVRWSLRTLGGGLAALALVWALGVGLARIEWTGVDGEPITVSLVQGNVDQKEKWGPDAVEEALELYGGLTRQALGSDIVLWPETAIPTFYHEVEEPMTEIAAEVEAAGGALVTGIFVYRFATGDMYNSIVHVTGHPAAYHKRHLVPFGEYLPLRGLLMWLDDYLDIPMSDLSPGSGRPLLDVGGIIVGTSVCYEDAFGGQVIQALPEAQLLVNVSNDAWFGDSIAPHQHLEIARMRSLETGRDMLRATNTGVSAVIGHRGELIATSPQFETHVLTAEARLRSGLTPFGRWGNGAALLLTFGLLLLSRRAPPPKVMEDTGRTRG, translated from the coding sequence ATGAACCCGGTGATCGCCATTCTCGAGGCCCGTCCCCGTTTGTCCGATGCACTGGCCCTGCTGGCCGGTGTGCTGCTTGCGCTGGCGTTCGCGCCCTATGCCCTTCGCCCCTTGAGCATCCTTGCCCCGGCGTTGCTGTTCCTGCTTTGGTGGGACCGGACACCGGGTCGCGCTGCCTGGCTGGGGTATCTGTTCGGTCTGGGCATGTTCGGCGCGGGGGTGCACTGGATCTACCACAGCCTGTACCTGTTCGGCGCGGCCATCGCCCCGCTTGCGGCGTTCATCACCGCGTTGTTCGTCGCCTTCCTGGCGCTCTATCCCGCGCTGCTGGGCTACTTGCTGGCCCGCTTCGGGCCGCGTCTGCCGGGGCTGGCGCTCGCGGTGTGTTTCCCCGCCGCATGGGTGCTGTTCGAATGGTGGCGCGGATGGTTTCTCACCGGCTTCCCCTGGTTGCTGCTGGGCACTGCCCACGTGGATACGGCTCTGGCGGGCTATGTGCCCGTGCTGGGCGCGTACGGGGCCAGCCTGGCGGCGGCGCTCATGGCGGGGTTGCTGGCCTGGATGGTGGTGCGATGGTCACTGCGTACGCTGGGCGGCGGGCTGGCGGCACTGGCGCTCGTCTGGGCGCTGGGCGTCGGTCTTGCCCGTATCGAGTGGACCGGGGTCGACGGGGAGCCCATCACCGTGAGTCTTGTCCAGGGCAACGTGGACCAGAAGGAAAAGTGGGGGCCAGATGCGGTGGAAGAGGCACTGGAGCTTTATGGCGGGCTCACCCGGCAGGCACTGGGTTCGGATATCGTCCTGTGGCCGGAAACGGCCATTCCCACCTTCTACCACGAGGTTGAGGAGCCGATGACGGAGATCGCCGCCGAGGTGGAGGCCGCGGGCGGCGCGCTGGTGACGGGAATCTTCGTGTACCGGTTCGCCACCGGGGACATGTACAACAGCATCGTCCATGTGACCGGGCATCCCGCCGCCTACCACAAGCGTCATCTCGTGCCCTTCGGGGAGTATCTGCCGCTGCGCGGCCTGCTGATGTGGCTGGATGATTACCTGGACATACCCATGTCCGACCTGTCGCCCGGCAGCGGTCGTCCGCTGCTGGATGTGGGCGGCATCATCGTCGGTACCTCGGTGTGCTACGAGGATGCCTTCGGCGGACAGGTCATCCAGGCCCTGCCCGAGGCGCAGTTGCTCGTCAACGTGAGCAACGATGCCTGGTTCGGTGATTCCATCGCCCCCCATCAGCATCTCGAGATCGCCCGCATGCGTTCGCTGGAGACCGGCCGCGACATGCTTCGGGCGACCAACACGGGGGTTTCCGCCGTCATCGGTCATCGCGGTGAACTGATTGCCACTTCGCCTCAGTTCGAGACCCATGTGCTCACCGCCGAGGCCCGGCTCCGGTCGGGGCTCACGCCCTTCGGCCGGTGGGGTAATGGAGCCGCCCTGCTGCTCACCTTCGGCCTGCTGCTCCTCAGCCGTCGGGCGCCGCCACCGAAAGTGATGGAGGACACAGGGAGAACGCGGGGATGA
- a CDS encoding HlyC/CorC family transporter, which produces MNDQSRNEPPLRTWLERLSLVFTGEPRDRGQLVELLRNAQQREILDPDSLGMLEGVLQVSEMQVRDIMVPRPQMDVVQSDASLHDILPVITDSAHSRFPVVGDSRDEVLGVLLAKDLLRYFLEGAQEDFAMRDVLRPAVFVPESKRLNVLLKEFRNSRNHMAIVVDEYGGVAGLVTIEDVLEQIVGEIDDEHDIEDYLTHIMRHPSGRYTVKALTPIDEFNQYFSAEYSEEEFDTIGGLVVNRFGHVPKRGDELDFDRFHVRVLRADNRRVHLLEMRLREDTEQPDG; this is translated from the coding sequence ATGAACGACCAGTCCCGCAACGAACCTCCCTTACGCACCTGGCTGGAACGCCTGAGCCTTGTTTTTACCGGCGAGCCCCGGGACCGGGGGCAGCTGGTGGAACTGCTGCGCAATGCACAGCAGCGGGAGATCCTGGATCCCGATTCACTGGGGATGCTCGAGGGCGTGCTCCAGGTCTCGGAGATGCAGGTGCGTGACATCATGGTCCCCCGGCCGCAGATGGACGTGGTGCAAAGCGACGCTTCGCTGCACGACATCCTGCCGGTCATCACCGATTCCGCCCATTCCCGTTTCCCGGTCGTCGGAGACAGCCGGGACGAGGTGCTGGGTGTCCTTCTGGCCAAGGATCTCCTGCGCTATTTCCTCGAAGGCGCCCAGGAGGACTTCGCCATGCGCGATGTGCTGCGCCCGGCGGTGTTTGTGCCGGAGAGCAAGCGCCTCAACGTGCTGCTCAAGGAATTCCGCAACAGCCGCAACCACATGGCCATCGTGGTGGATGAGTATGGCGGCGTGGCGGGGCTCGTGACCATCGAGGATGTGCTGGAACAGATCGTCGGCGAGATCGATGATGAGCACGACATTGAGGATTATCTCACGCACATCATGCGTCACCCCAGCGGCCGCTACACGGTCAAGGCGCTCACTCCCATCGACGAGTTCAATCAGTACTTCTCCGCGGAGTACAGCGAGGAGGAGTTCGACACCATCGGCGGGCTGGTGGTCAACCGTTTCGGCCATGTGCCCAAGCGCGGCGACGAACTGGACTTCGACCGCTTTCACGTGCGCGTCCTGCGCGCCGACAACCGCCGTGTTCACCTTCTGGAAATGCGTCTGCGGGAGGACACGGAGCAGCCGGATGGGTGA
- the ybeY gene encoding rRNA maturation RNase YbeY, with the protein MTLRPEIQTATTADGVPEAGKLAGWASACRPQGRDVSVVIRLVDEAESAGMNMAYRHKEGATNVLSFPFEAPPGIDEAHLGDLVICAPVVAREAAEQGKTPEAHWAHMVVHGMLHLQGYDHVEEIDARRMEALEIMILDRLGYDNPYE; encoded by the coding sequence ATGACCCTGCGTCCGGAGATCCAGACGGCCACAACGGCGGACGGGGTACCTGAAGCCGGCAAGCTGGCGGGCTGGGCGTCCGCGTGTCGGCCGCAGGGCCGGGACGTATCGGTCGTCATCCGGCTGGTGGATGAGGCGGAGAGCGCCGGGATGAACATGGCGTACCGCCACAAGGAGGGTGCCACCAACGTGCTGTCGTTTCCTTTCGAGGCGCCGCCGGGTATCGACGAAGCACACCTGGGGGATCTGGTCATCTGCGCACCCGTGGTGGCCCGCGAGGCCGCCGAACAGGGCAAGACGCCCGAGGCCCATTGGGCGCACATGGTGGTGCACGGCATGTTGCATCTGCAGGGCTATGACCATGTTGAAGAGATCGATGCCAGGCGCATGGAGGCGCTTGAGATTATGATTCTGGACAGGCTGGGTTATGACAATCCGTATGAATGA
- a CDS encoding PhoH family protein codes for MNSSPDPADLPVTLEVILDPADNLRLANLCGQFDEHLRLLEQRLGVEINSRGSHFNVIGDARPAQAAVELLKDLYGATAREILSPQRVHLHLQEAGVDRLLERAEDDSSEEAALNLRRGIIRGRGANQMRYLRNIRTHDLNFGIGPAGTGKTYLAVAAACEALETDRVRRLVLVRPAVEAGERLGFLPGDLAQKIDPYLRPMYDALYEMLGFDTVAKLMERNIIEVAPLAYMRGRTLNDAFVILDEAQNTTTDQMKMFLTRIGFGSTAVVNGDVTQTDLPHHRQSGLRHVIEVLKEVKGVSFTFFTARDVVRHPLVQRIIEAYEADEDKPGE; via the coding sequence TTGAATTCCTCCCCCGACCCTGCTGATCTGCCCGTCACCCTGGAAGTGATCCTGGACCCGGCCGACAACCTGCGGCTAGCCAACCTGTGTGGTCAGTTCGATGAGCACCTGCGCCTGCTGGAGCAGCGTCTGGGCGTGGAGATCAATAGCCGCGGCAGCCACTTCAACGTGATCGGTGATGCCCGCCCCGCGCAGGCGGCCGTGGAACTGCTCAAGGACCTCTATGGCGCTACCGCCAGGGAGATCCTTTCGCCCCAGCGGGTGCACCTGCACCTGCAGGAGGCCGGGGTGGACCGGCTGCTGGAGCGTGCCGAAGACGACAGTTCGGAGGAGGCGGCCCTGAACCTGCGTCGGGGTATTATCCGCGGCCGGGGCGCGAATCAGATGCGCTACCTGCGCAATATCCGCACACATGATCTGAACTTCGGCATCGGTCCGGCCGGGACCGGCAAGACCTACCTGGCCGTGGCCGCCGCCTGCGAGGCGCTGGAGACCGATCGCGTGCGGCGCCTGGTGCTGGTGCGCCCGGCGGTGGAGGCGGGCGAGCGGCTGGGTTTCCTGCCCGGCGACCTGGCCCAGAAGATCGACCCGTATCTTCGACCCATGTATGACGCCCTCTACGAGATGCTGGGTTTCGACACGGTGGCCAAGCTCATGGAGCGCAATATCATCGAAGTGGCGCCCCTCGCCTACATGCGCGGACGCACCCTCAACGATGCGTTCGTGATCCTGGACGAGGCCCAGAACACCACCACCGACCAGATGAAGATGTTCCTCACCCGCATCGGTTTCGGTTCCACGGCGGTGGTCAACGGCGATGTCACCCAGACGGACCTGCCCCATCACCGCCAGTCCGGCCTGCGCCATGTGATCGAGGTGCTCAAGGAGGTAAAGGGGGTGAGCTTTACGTTCTTCACGGCCCGGGACGTGGTCCGCCACCCCCTGGTGCAGCGGATTATCGAAGCCTACGAGGCGGATGAAGACAAACCGGGCGAGTGA
- the miaB gene encoding tRNA (N6-isopentenyl adenosine(37)-C2)-methylthiotransferase MiaB gives MSGKVYIQTHGCQMNEYDSGKMLDVLRESGGMVLTDDPEQADVLLLNTCSIREKAQEKVFSLLGRWRALKEARPGVVIGVGGCVASQEGEALRIRAPFVDLVFGPQTLHRLPEMVRSARLQGLPVVDISFPEIEKFDRLPEPRAEGPTAFVSIMEGCSKYCTFCVVPYTRGEEISRPFDDVLTEVVQLAAQGVREVTLLGQNVNAYRGPMHDGELADLALLIHYVAAVDGIERIRFTTSHPVEFSDSLIQAFAEVPELVSHVHLPVQSGSDRILAAMKRGHTVIEYKSKIRRLREARPDISLSSDFIIGFPGETDADFEATMALIEQIGFDQSFSFIYSRRPGTPAASLPDDVPMAVKKVRLARLQASINEMARAISEAMVGGVERILVEGPSRKDPDQLAGRTANNRVVNFEGPADLTGRFVEVHITEALNNSLRGRLEAEFNIQDSMFKVG, from the coding sequence ATGAGCGGCAAGGTATACATCCAGACCCACGGTTGTCAGATGAACGAGTACGACTCCGGCAAGATGCTGGACGTGCTGCGTGAGTCGGGGGGTATGGTGCTGACCGATGACCCGGAACAGGCGGACGTGCTGCTGCTCAACACCTGTTCCATCCGGGAAAAGGCCCAGGAGAAGGTGTTCTCCCTGCTGGGCCGCTGGCGTGCGCTCAAGGAGGCGCGCCCCGGGGTGGTGATCGGCGTGGGCGGCTGCGTGGCCAGCCAGGAAGGGGAGGCGCTGCGCATCCGGGCGCCGTTCGTGGACCTGGTGTTCGGCCCGCAGACCCTTCACCGGCTGCCGGAAATGGTGCGCTCGGCGCGCCTGCAGGGCCTGCCCGTGGTGGACATCTCCTTCCCTGAGATCGAGAAGTTCGACCGCCTGCCCGAGCCCCGGGCCGAAGGGCCCACCGCCTTCGTCTCCATCATGGAGGGGTGTTCCAAGTACTGCACCTTCTGCGTGGTGCCCTACACCCGGGGCGAGGAGATCAGCCGGCCCTTCGACGATGTGCTGACGGAAGTGGTCCAGCTGGCCGCCCAGGGGGTGCGTGAGGTCACCCTGCTGGGGCAGAACGTCAACGCCTACCGGGGCCCCATGCACGACGGTGAGCTGGCCGATCTGGCGCTGCTGATCCACTATGTGGCGGCCGTGGACGGCATCGAGCGCATCCGTTTCACCACCTCCCATCCCGTGGAATTCTCCGACAGCCTGATCCAGGCCTTTGCCGAGGTCCCCGAACTGGTGAGCCACGTGCATCTGCCCGTGCAAAGCGGCTCGGACCGGATTCTCGCGGCCATGAAGCGGGGTCACACGGTCATCGAGTACAAGTCGAAGATCCGACGCCTGCGCGAGGCGCGGCCCGATATTTCGCTCTCCTCGGACTTCATCATCGGCTTCCCTGGGGAGACCGACGCGGACTTCGAGGCCACCATGGCGCTGATCGAGCAGATCGGTTTCGACCAGTCTTTCAGCTTCATCTACAGCCGCCGCCCCGGCACGCCCGCTGCCTCCCTGCCGGACGATGTGCCCATGGCGGTGAAAAAGGTCCGCCTCGCCCGCCTGCAGGCAAGCATCAACGAGATGGCCCGGGCCATCAGCGAGGCCATGGTGGGCGGCGTTGAGCGCATCCTGGTGGAAGGGCCTTCGCGGAAGGACCCTGACCAGCTTGCCGGGCGCACCGCCAATAACCGGGTGGTGAATTTCGAGGGTCCCGCCGATCTGACGGGCAGGTTCGTGGAGGTGCACATCACCGAGGCCCTGAACAACTCCCTGAGGGGTCGGCTTGAAGCCGAATTCAATATTCAGGATTCAATGTTCAAGGTGGGTTGA
- the ssb gene encoding single-stranded DNA-binding protein has product MARGVNKVILVGNLGNDPEVKYSPSGTAVANVSLATTDSWKDKGSGERQERTEWHRLVFFGRLAEIAGEYLKKGSQVYVEGRLQTRKWQGQDGQDRFTTEIVVNDMQMLGGRGGSGGTGSYDDAPSQSRQGGGGQQAPARSPEPDFDDEIPF; this is encoded by the coding sequence ATGGCACGAGGCGTCAACAAGGTCATACTGGTGGGTAATCTGGGCAACGACCCGGAGGTCAAGTACAGTCCGAGCGGTACCGCCGTGGCCAACGTGAGCCTGGCGACCACCGACAGCTGGAAAGACAAGGGCAGCGGCGAGCGCCAGGAGAGGACCGAATGGCACCGGCTGGTGTTTTTCGGTCGGCTGGCGGAGATTGCCGGCGAGTACCTCAAGAAGGGTTCCCAGGTCTACGTCGAGGGGCGTCTGCAGACTCGCAAGTGGCAGGGTCAGGACGGCCAGGATCGCTTCACCACCGAGATCGTGGTCAACGACATGCAGATGCTGGGTGGCCGCGGCGGCAGCGGCGGAACCGGCAGCTACGACGACGCCCCGTCCCAGTCCCGTCAGGGTGGCGGCGGCCAGCAGGCGCCCGCCCGGTCGCCCGAGCCCGACTTCGACGACGAGATTCCATTTTGA
- a CDS encoding MFS transporter has translation MQSGYSDSLSAAELRASGALASVYAVRMLGLFMILPVFTLYAESLAHVTPVLVGLAIGIYGLTQALLQIPLGMLSDRMGRKPVMVAGLLVFAAGSVVAAVSDTIYGVIAGRALQGAGAIAAVVLALAADLTREEHRTKVMAIIGLTIGVSFSVAMVGGPVLDRWVGVSGIFWLTAVLAVLAIGITLMLVPTPVAARVHRDTQAVPGSFGTVLRDTQLLRLDAGIFVLHMVLTANFVVLPLLLRDGLGLESAIHWRVYLPVLLAGFLAMVPFIIYAEKYRRMKPVFVGAIAVLGLAQLALAANGGSMAWLVAALCVFFAAFNLLEASLPSLIAKMAPPDRKGTAMGVYSSTQFMGIFVGGVLGGMLHARVGIHGVFLLGAAGVLVWLVVAASMRRPRYLSSYVLHVGPRGPHEAETLAMKLTAVRGVSEAVVIAEEGMAYLKVERHALDEAALRRFSVA, from the coding sequence ATGCAGTCCGGCTATTCCGATTCCCTGAGCGCGGCGGAGCTGCGCGCATCCGGCGCCCTGGCCAGTGTCTACGCGGTGCGCATGCTGGGGCTGTTCATGATCCTGCCGGTTTTCACCCTCTACGCCGAGAGTCTGGCCCATGTAACCCCTGTGCTGGTGGGTCTCGCCATCGGTATCTACGGACTCACCCAGGCCCTGCTGCAGATCCCTCTGGGCATGCTGTCGGACCGTATGGGTCGCAAGCCGGTGATGGTGGCCGGGCTGCTGGTGTTCGCCGCGGGCAGTGTGGTGGCGGCGGTGTCGGACACCATCTACGGGGTGATTGCCGGGCGTGCGCTTCAGGGCGCCGGCGCTATTGCCGCCGTGGTGCTGGCCCTGGCCGCAGACCTCACCCGCGAGGAACACCGGACCAAGGTCATGGCCATCATCGGGCTCACCATCGGCGTGTCCTTCTCGGTAGCCATGGTCGGCGGCCCGGTGCTGGATCGCTGGGTCGGGGTTTCCGGGATCTTCTGGCTGACGGCGGTGCTGGCGGTGCTGGCCATCGGCATCACCCTGATGCTGGTGCCGACGCCGGTGGCTGCGCGGGTGCACCGGGACACCCAGGCGGTGCCCGGATCCTTTGGTACCGTCCTGCGCGATACCCAGTTGCTGCGCCTGGACGCGGGCATCTTTGTGCTGCACATGGTGCTTACCGCCAACTTCGTGGTACTGCCTTTGTTGCTGCGCGACGGCCTGGGCCTGGAGTCTGCCATCCACTGGCGGGTCTACCTGCCGGTGCTGCTCGCCGGATTCCTCGCCATGGTGCCGTTCATCATCTACGCGGAGAAGTACCGGCGCATGAAGCCGGTCTTCGTGGGAGCCATTGCGGTGCTGGGGCTGGCTCAGCTGGCGCTGGCTGCCAACGGTGGTTCAATGGCCTGGCTGGTGGCGGCACTGTGCGTGTTCTTTGCCGCCTTCAACCTGCTGGAGGCCAGCCTGCCGTCGCTGATCGCCAAGATGGCGCCCCCGGACCGCAAGGGGACGGCCATGGGCGTGTATTCCAGCACCCAGTTCATGGGTATCTTCGTGGGCGGTGTCCTGGGCGGCATGCTCCACGCCCGAGTGGGGATACACGGGGTGTTCCTGCTGGGTGCCGCGGGTGTCCTGGTCTGGCTGGTGGTGGCCGCCAGCATGCGCCGGCCCCGTTACCTGTCCAGCTACGTGCTCCATGTGGGCCCCAGGGGCCCGCATGAGGCCGAGACGCTGGCCATGAAGCTCACCGCCGTCCGGGGGGTGTCCGAGGCGGTGGTGATCGCCGAGGAGGGCATGGCCTACCTCAAGGTGGAGCGCCATGCCCTGGACGAGGCGGCCCTCAGGCGTTTCTCCGTGGCCTGA